A genomic segment from Streptosporangium roseum DSM 43021 encodes:
- a CDS encoding alpha/beta hydrolase has protein sequence MRPARRGLLVLATALLVGLPATAHAAPGSPTGKSPSGPWPAALPGGARVVKERWFGLRMVDITVSSPSVNAMLPVRLLVPRGWSKKAKRTWPVLYMLHGGADNYTAWTRMTDIAAMTENMDAIIVMPEAGRAGNYTDWYNGGKGGAPGWETFHTYELRRLLERGYRAGGRRAVAGLSMGAYGAMKYAARHPGMFRFAGSYSGVMSTRLPGIPELIMNAQAAEREDPKAMWGDPIRNRNVWRANDPAYLAKNLRGMSLYISSGTTSRLGELDPPGAPWSPAHLSEPLSAYTARDLVAKLRFYGVKPVLHLYKDGTHTWPYWTREFKRSFPMILSALGLEASSEEAPPPQEEDEDLWGLLEHRSPITVSGDGASR, from the coding sequence ATGCGACCTGCTCGACGTGGCTTGCTGGTGCTGGCGACCGCTCTGCTCGTCGGGCTGCCGGCGACCGCGCACGCCGCCCCGGGCTCGCCGACCGGCAAGAGCCCGTCCGGCCCCTGGCCGGCCGCGCTGCCCGGCGGCGCGCGGGTGGTGAAGGAGCGCTGGTTCGGCCTGCGCATGGTCGACATCACGGTGTCGTCGCCCTCGGTCAACGCGATGCTGCCGGTCCGGCTGCTGGTCCCCCGGGGCTGGTCGAAGAAGGCCAAGCGCACCTGGCCGGTGCTCTACATGCTGCACGGCGGAGCCGACAACTACACCGCGTGGACCCGGATGACGGACATCGCGGCCATGACCGAGAACATGGACGCGATCATCGTGATGCCCGAGGCGGGCCGGGCGGGGAACTACACCGACTGGTACAACGGCGGCAAGGGCGGCGCGCCCGGCTGGGAGACCTTCCACACCTACGAGCTGCGCCGCCTGCTGGAGCGCGGCTACCGGGCCGGTGGCCGCCGGGCGGTCGCCGGCCTGTCCATGGGCGCCTACGGCGCGATGAAGTACGCCGCGCGGCACCCCGGGATGTTCCGCTTCGCCGGCTCCTACAGCGGCGTCATGTCCACCCGCCTGCCCGGCATCCCCGAGCTCATCATGAACGCGCAGGCGGCCGAGCGGGAGGACCCGAAGGCCATGTGGGGAGACCCGATCAGGAACCGGAACGTGTGGCGGGCCAACGACCCCGCTTACCTGGCCAAGAACCTGCGCGGGATGAGCCTCTACATCTCCAGCGGCACGACCAGCCGGCTCGGCGAGCTCGACCCGCCCGGGGCGCCGTGGAGCCCCGCCCATCTCAGCGAGCCGCTCTCCGCCTACACGGCCAGGGACCTGGTCGCCAAGCTCCGCTTCTACGGCGTCAAGCCCGTGCTGCACCTGTACAAGGACGGCACCCACACCTGGCCCTACTGGACCCGCGAGTTCAAGCGGTCCTTCCCGATGATCCTGTCGGCCCTCGGCCTGGAGGCCTCCTCGGAGGAGGCACCCCCGCCGCAGGAGGAGGACGAGGACCTCTGGGGCCTGCTCGAACACCGCTCCCCGATCACCGTCTCCGGCGACGGCGCCTCCCGTTAG
- a CDS encoding L,D-transpeptidase family protein, whose product MEKVQSRLDRLGFKAGPPGSEYGPALRMAVWAFQKANGLPAVDRVDPPTWQALSHPERVRPLVPSGGSVRVEIDLRRQLLTAWKDGKPALISHISTGTGKPYCKNGHCGVAVTPTGDFRAWWRTAGWTTGPLGEQFYTVYFNGGIGFHGSERVPRHPASHGCIRVPLHNARPLFDMIQTGHQVYVRRPA is encoded by the coding sequence GTGGAGAAGGTCCAGAGCCGTCTCGACCGGCTCGGATTCAAGGCGGGCCCTCCCGGCTCCGAGTACGGCCCCGCTCTGCGCATGGCCGTATGGGCCTTCCAGAAGGCGAACGGCCTGCCCGCCGTCGACCGGGTCGACCCGCCGACCTGGCAGGCGCTCTCCCACCCGGAGCGCGTCAGGCCGCTGGTGCCCTCCGGCGGGTCCGTGAGGGTGGAGATCGACCTGCGCCGCCAGCTGCTCACGGCGTGGAAGGACGGCAAGCCCGCGCTGATCTCCCACATCTCGACCGGTACCGGCAAGCCCTACTGCAAGAACGGCCACTGCGGGGTCGCGGTCACCCCCACCGGCGACTTCCGCGCCTGGTGGCGGACCGCCGGATGGACCACCGGCCCCCTGGGCGAACAGTTCTACACCGTGTACTTCAACGGCGGCATCGGCTTCCACGGCTCCGAGCGGGTCCCGAGGCATCCCGCGTCCCACGGATGCATCCGCGTCCCGCTCCACAACGCCCGGCCCCTTTTCGACATGATCCAGACAGGGCACCAGGTCTACGTCCGCCGGCCCGCGTAG
- a CDS encoding FAD-dependent oxidoreductase, which translates to MRANSPKVLVVGAGVSGLTTALCLAREGFRVTVVAEKFAPEIVSVVAGALWEWPPAVCGYHHDQISLARSKNWCVTSYRMFDELARAKVPGVAMRRSNFYFGHPVEESPHDLHKMQELAGKVRGFVRDRSLAERNGVSPDYGVVDAYSHMAPMIDTDRYMVWLMRQVKIHGVRVKRYRIEGLLADRRAELLDRFDAEAIVCCAGLGTAQLRGIGMYPLRGALVRVRNGGVRGPRIDEAHCVSHVEGRDEQDIVFIVPRNQRLLVLGGLAEKDEWSTDINLENHGPVREMYERCLAFMPALRNAELDPDEPVRVGLRPFRNENVCLEWDDESQIIYNFAHGGAGFSFSWGCAQEAVGLVRSAVEDRKYSHSF; encoded by the coding sequence GTGCGCGCGAATTCACCGAAGGTGCTTGTCGTCGGAGCCGGCGTGAGTGGATTGACGACTGCGCTCTGTCTGGCCAGAGAGGGATTCCGCGTCACCGTGGTCGCGGAGAAATTCGCGCCCGAGATCGTCTCGGTCGTCGCGGGCGCGCTGTGGGAGTGGCCGCCCGCGGTGTGCGGCTACCACCACGACCAGATCTCACTCGCCCGCTCCAAGAACTGGTGCGTCACCTCCTACAGGATGTTCGACGAGCTGGCCAGGGCCAAGGTCCCCGGCGTGGCCATGCGGAGGTCGAACTTCTACTTCGGCCATCCCGTCGAGGAGAGCCCGCACGACCTGCACAAGATGCAGGAGCTCGCGGGGAAGGTGCGCGGTTTCGTCCGGGACCGGTCGCTCGCCGAACGCAACGGCGTCAGCCCCGACTACGGGGTGGTCGACGCGTACTCCCACATGGCACCCATGATCGACACCGATCGGTACATGGTGTGGCTGATGCGGCAGGTCAAAATCCACGGGGTGCGGGTCAAGCGGTACCGGATCGAGGGGCTGCTCGCCGATCGGAGGGCGGAGCTGCTGGACCGCTTCGACGCCGAGGCGATCGTCTGCTGCGCGGGCCTCGGCACCGCCCAGCTCCGCGGCATCGGCATGTATCCCCTGCGCGGCGCGCTGGTGCGGGTCCGCAACGGCGGGGTCCGCGGGCCCCGGATCGACGAGGCCCACTGCGTCTCCCACGTCGAGGGCAGGGACGAGCAGGACATCGTCTTCATCGTGCCGCGCAACCAGAGGCTCCTCGTGCTCGGCGGGCTGGCGGAAAAGGACGAGTGGAGCACGGACATCAATCTGGAGAACCACGGGCCCGTACGGGAGATGTATGAGCGCTGCCTGGCGTTCATGCCCGCACTGCGAAACGCTGAATTGGACCCCGATGAGCCGGTCCGGGTGGGGTTGCGGCCATTCAGGAATGAGAACGTCTGCCTGGAATGGGATGACGAAAGTCAGATCATCTACAATTTCGCGCACGGCGGGGCTGGATTCAGCTTCTCCTGGGGCTGCGCACAGGAGGCCGTCGGCCTGGTGCGTTCAGCCGTGGAGGACCGCAAGTACTCCCACTCCTTCTGA
- a CDS encoding tetratricopeptide repeat protein, translating to MREGDTADTDSLSGPSQEPEQDVRIVYEQASELRRQGLSQDALTLLEGILRRDPDHAAARYALVVCLTDLGRAAEAVPHLRRVLDAVPEHYEAAYRLGRILQAAADPAGAAAAYRRVLEIAEYSDARTRLRQCEQSPSGATPDGSANPANAFPSGEEVPPPLRARVDDRRAIDRGRLIAGLRLQARYLAPAMLGKALLATVAAIPLVIAYAGGVSGPLLVLLASVFFAVPKVAAALILFAGAAGIVTGFLGSPLRVFDNGRIDLNWPAADSLILAAGTTALLIILILGIPAVLLNSRINGSDVYEYGVEVRRGLIRRTVQFIWYYQIVESPSYLRTLGTYFTHTASLGIRYNDNGASSVTYIEMSGVGTPARVKGIGHYLESRIPAERLPIRGPWT from the coding sequence GTGCGAGAAGGAGATACAGCGGACACGGACTCTTTATCGGGGCCATCACAAGAGCCCGAACAGGATGTCCGAATAGTCTATGAACAGGCGAGCGAATTACGGCGCCAGGGATTGTCCCAAGACGCGCTGACGCTCCTGGAAGGCATTCTCCGGCGCGACCCTGACCATGCCGCCGCGCGTTACGCGCTCGTCGTGTGCCTCACCGATCTTGGACGCGCCGCCGAGGCCGTTCCCCACCTGCGTCGCGTTCTGGACGCCGTGCCCGAGCATTACGAGGCGGCCTACCGTCTGGGGCGCATCCTGCAGGCCGCCGCCGACCCGGCGGGAGCCGCCGCCGCCTACCGGCGCGTCCTGGAGATCGCCGAGTATTCAGATGCGCGCACGAGACTGCGCCAGTGTGAGCAGTCGCCTTCAGGCGCAACTCCCGACGGCTCAGCGAACCCGGCCAACGCTTTCCCTTCCGGCGAGGAAGTCCCGCCGCCGCTGCGCGCACGGGTGGACGACCGTCGCGCCATCGACCGCGGCCGATTGATCGCCGGACTCCGCCTTCAGGCCAGATACCTCGCCCCCGCCATGCTGGGCAAGGCACTCCTCGCCACCGTGGCCGCGATCCCCCTGGTGATTGCGTACGCGGGCGGCGTCTCCGGTCCGCTCCTCGTCCTACTCGCCAGCGTCTTCTTTGCAGTACCGAAGGTGGCGGCAGCGCTGATCTTGTTTGCTGGAGCGGCCGGGATCGTGACCGGCTTCCTCGGCTCGCCCCTGCGCGTCTTCGACAACGGCAGAATCGACTTGAACTGGCCGGCGGCAGACTCCTTGATCCTCGCCGCCGGCACGACGGCCCTCCTGATCATCCTCATCCTCGGGATTCCGGCCGTTTTGCTGAACTCCCGGATCAACGGGTCAGACGTCTACGAATACGGCGTCGAGGTAAGAAGAGGGCTTATCAGGCGCACTGTCCAATTCATCTGGTATTACCAGATTGTTGAGTCGCCCAGCTATTTGCGTACCCTCGGCACCTACTTCACCCACACCGCATCGCTGGGGATTCGCTACAACGACAACGGGGCGTCATCCGTTACCTATATCGAAATGTCCGGTGTCGGCACGCCAGCGCGGGTCAAAGGGATCGGCCACTACCTCGAATCCCGCATCCCCGCCGAACGCCTGCCGATCCGAGGACCGTGGACATGA
- a CDS encoding LysR family transcriptional regulator, which translates to MDVDTRLLRYFAVVAEEGNLTRAAERLFVSQPALTKQIKQLENMLSVRLFTRSRAGMALTEPGRILAEQVPALLEGWGRILRETKNAAGRTERVLRIGYLASAANEATQHIIAEFARLRPDWRAEMRQATWSTPAAGLASGDIDVALVRLPFPGQDDLRVEVLFAEPRWVALPTAHPLATREVISFPDLWDEPFVAAPAATGRWRDFWLATDERDGHPVRIGAVVEQPDDWLSAIANGYGIALAPRSAARFYARPGVTYRPVNGVSSSQVGVAWAPADDADPVIGDFVRCCLSSRSPHVGESDHYEDRQERGRGGA; encoded by the coding sequence ATGGATGTCGACACGCGGCTGTTGCGGTACTTCGCCGTCGTGGCGGAGGAGGGGAACCTGACTCGCGCCGCGGAACGGCTCTTCGTGTCGCAACCGGCGCTCACCAAACAGATCAAGCAACTCGAAAACATGCTCAGCGTGCGGCTGTTCACCCGATCGCGGGCCGGCATGGCTCTCACCGAGCCGGGCCGGATCCTCGCCGAGCAGGTACCCGCCCTGCTGGAGGGCTGGGGCCGGATCCTGCGGGAGACCAAGAACGCGGCCGGCCGGACAGAGCGCGTGTTGCGGATCGGCTACCTGGCCAGCGCCGCCAACGAGGCCACCCAGCACATCATCGCGGAGTTCGCCCGGCTCCGGCCGGACTGGCGAGCGGAGATGCGGCAGGCCACCTGGTCCACCCCGGCCGCCGGACTCGCCTCGGGAGACATCGATGTCGCTCTTGTACGGCTGCCCTTCCCCGGACAGGACGACCTGCGGGTGGAAGTGCTGTTCGCCGAGCCCCGCTGGGTCGCGCTCCCCACGGCGCACCCGCTTGCCACGCGTGAGGTGATCTCCTTCCCCGACCTGTGGGACGAGCCGTTCGTGGCGGCCCCTGCCGCGACGGGGCGCTGGCGGGACTTCTGGCTGGCGACCGACGAACGGGATGGCCATCCCGTCCGTATCGGCGCGGTCGTCGAGCAGCCTGACGACTGGCTCAGCGCGATCGCCAACGGCTACGGCATCGCGCTGGCCCCCCGATCCGCTGCCCGCTTCTACGCCCGCCCCGGCGTCACCTACCGGCCCGTCAACGGCGTCAGCTCCAGCCAGGTCGGCGTGGCCTGGGCACCCGCCGACGACGCCGATCCCGTCATCGGAGACTTCGTCCGCTGCTGCTTGAGCAGCCGGTCGCCGCATGTCGGCGAAAGCGATCATTACGAGGATCGACAGGAGCGGGGGCGAGGCGGTGCCTGA
- a CDS encoding DoxX family protein, which translates to MFAAYVMVTVVTIVATAGIVLADFTGAGFVLANSAEVGLSPSWIPLLGWLKAAGAVGLLLGLLGVPLVGLAAAAGLVLFFVGAVVAHVRARVFHNIVFPGGYLALAIGSFTLAAVQ; encoded by the coding sequence ATGTTCGCCGCCTACGTCATGGTCACGGTCGTCACGATCGTGGCCACTGCGGGGATCGTCCTCGCCGACTTCACCGGAGCGGGGTTCGTCCTGGCCAACTCGGCAGAGGTGGGCCTGTCCCCGTCCTGGATCCCCCTGCTCGGATGGCTGAAAGCCGCGGGCGCCGTCGGGCTCCTGCTGGGACTTCTGGGCGTGCCGCTCGTCGGTCTCGCCGCCGCTGCCGGGCTCGTGCTCTTCTTCGTCGGCGCTGTCGTGGCCCACGTTCGGGCCCGCGTCTTTCACAACATCGTCTTTCCCGGAGGCTACCTGGCACTGGCCATCGGATCATTCACCCTGGCCGCCGTGCAGTGA
- a CDS encoding glycosyltransferase, whose product MRIAVLAFGSRGDTQPCVALGAGLAARGHRVTVVAAARYGGLVEEAGLGLAPVSVDPLRIVESEEGQAWLRSGPAGFARGFRRIVEPLAERLVTEVDAACAGADLVLSPALGGFGHHLSERYGMPYALLHFQPSEPTGAFPNPLVPLRTLGRAGNRASYALVEGLSWLLLGRMVNRLRSRVFTLGPMRGSPFRQARAGRVPVLCGVSPSVVARPADWPDYVHLTGFWPLERAWAPGPELEAFLGAGPPPVYVGFGSMVPADPDAMAATVVAALRRAGVRGVLQGMPYGGAEDMFAVGDADHGWLFPRVAAVVHHGGAGTTGSGLRAGVPGVVCPFFSDQPFWGARVALLGAGPAPLPVRKVTAETLAGRVARAVRDGRIRTAAARLGERMRAEDGVTRACEALGL is encoded by the coding sequence GTGAGGATCGCGGTCCTGGCGTTCGGGTCGCGGGGGGACACCCAGCCCTGCGTGGCGCTCGGTGCGGGGCTCGCCGCGAGGGGGCACCGGGTCACGGTCGTCGCCGCCGCCCGGTACGGCGGGCTGGTCGAGGAGGCCGGGCTCGGACTCGCCCCCGTGAGCGTCGACCCCCTGAGGATCGTGGAGTCCGAGGAGGGGCAGGCGTGGCTGCGCAGCGGCCCCGCCGGGTTCGCCCGGGGGTTCCGCAGGATCGTGGAGCCGCTCGCCGAGCGGCTGGTCACCGAGGTGGACGCGGCCTGCGCGGGCGCGGACCTGGTGCTCTCGCCCGCGCTGGGCGGCTTCGGCCACCACCTCTCCGAGCGGTACGGCATGCCGTACGCGCTGCTCCACTTCCAGCCCAGCGAGCCCACCGGGGCCTTTCCCAACCCGCTGGTCCCGTTGCGGACCCTCGGCAGGGCGGGCAACCGGGCCAGTTACGCGCTGGTGGAGGGGCTGAGCTGGCTGCTGCTGGGCCGCATGGTGAACCGGCTGCGGAGCAGGGTGTTCACGCTGGGGCCCATGCGGGGGAGCCCCTTCCGCCAGGCGCGTGCCGGCCGGGTGCCGGTGCTGTGCGGGGTGAGCCCCTCGGTCGTCGCGCGCCCGGCGGACTGGCCCGACTACGTGCACCTGACCGGGTTCTGGCCGCTGGAGCGCGCCTGGGCTCCCGGGCCCGAGCTGGAGGCGTTCCTCGGCGCCGGGCCGCCACCGGTCTACGTGGGGTTCGGCAGCATGGTCCCCGCCGACCCGGACGCGATGGCCGCGACGGTGGTGGCGGCGCTGCGCCGGGCCGGGGTCCGGGGAGTTCTGCAGGGCATGCCGTACGGCGGGGCGGAGGACATGTTCGCGGTCGGCGACGCCGACCACGGATGGCTTTTCCCGCGGGTGGCCGCGGTGGTGCATCACGGGGGCGCCGGGACGACGGGAAGCGGGCTGCGGGCGGGGGTCCCGGGGGTGGTCTGCCCCTTCTTCTCCGACCAGCCGTTCTGGGGCGCCCGGGTGGCCCTGCTGGGCGCGGGGCCCGCGCCGCTGCCGGTGCGGAAGGTCACCGCGGAGACGCTGGCCGGGAGAGTGGCGCGCGCCGTACGGGACGGGCGGATCAGGACGGCGGCGGCCCGGCTGGGGGAGCGGATGCGCGCCGAGGACGGGGTGACGCGCGCGTGCGAGGCGCTGGGGCTCTGA
- a CDS encoding MFS transporter, producing MSDLAARPDGTAARPRPTRRGLLLLVVGLAGFVTTLDNTVVTVALPTLQTELGASLAALEWVVTGYVLTFAGFMLAGGRLADVYGRRRVLVAGLAVFTAASLAAGLATSAGVLVAARLVQGCGAALILPAMLAVVSVGNDDRQRSTGVAVWMASGAGALALGPVVGGYLTQHFHWSWVFLLNVPLGVLVIALAAVAVPESRDASAARVDVPGVATSVVVLSAGTFALTFGAELGWTSPVIVASGAVGVVAAAVFVAVERFGADPMVDLALFRARAFTGGVIAQVLWGLGVNGVFFFTALFLQGVLGFSPTMSGLAFVPLALLVVAVTPLVPYVERRLGAGRTVALGLLLVAGGMAAVGFLRPGDGWADLLPAVCVIGVGSALTMPLGSAVLGAVPESRAGVAGGVFSVAREMSGLFGIAVVGVIVGSSASFTAGYAAGLLTAAALVVVGAAVSLVTLR from the coding sequence GTGAGCGATCTCGCCGCGCGGCCCGACGGCACCGCGGCCCGGCCCCGGCCCACCCGGCGCGGCCTGCTGCTGCTGGTCGTCGGCCTGGCCGGGTTCGTGACCACGCTGGACAACACGGTCGTCACGGTCGCCCTGCCCACCTTGCAGACCGAGCTGGGCGCGTCCCTGGCGGCGCTCGAATGGGTCGTCACCGGCTACGTCCTCACCTTCGCGGGCTTCATGCTCGCCGGAGGCCGCCTGGCCGACGTCTACGGCCGCCGCAGGGTCCTCGTCGCCGGGCTCGCGGTCTTCACGGCGGCGTCCCTCGCCGCCGGGCTGGCCACCTCGGCGGGCGTGCTCGTCGCCGCCCGGCTGGTCCAGGGCTGCGGTGCGGCGTTGATCCTGCCCGCGATGCTGGCGGTGGTCTCGGTGGGCAACGACGACCGGCAGCGGTCGACCGGCGTCGCGGTCTGGATGGCCTCGGGGGCGGGCGCGCTCGCCCTGGGACCGGTCGTCGGCGGCTACCTGACCCAGCACTTCCACTGGAGCTGGGTCTTCCTGCTCAACGTCCCCCTCGGCGTTCTCGTCATCGCGCTCGCGGCCGTCGCGGTCCCCGAGTCGCGCGACGCGAGCGCCGCCCGCGTGGACGTCCCGGGGGTCGCGACGTCGGTCGTCGTGCTGTCGGCGGGCACGTTCGCGCTGACCTTCGGGGCCGAGCTGGGGTGGACGTCGCCGGTGATCGTGGCCTCGGGGGCGGTCGGCGTGGTCGCGGCCGCCGTCTTCGTGGCCGTCGAGAGGTTCGGCGCGGACCCGATGGTGGACCTCGCGCTGTTCCGGGCGCGGGCGTTCACCGGCGGGGTGATCGCCCAGGTGCTCTGGGGGCTCGGCGTCAACGGGGTGTTCTTCTTCACGGCGCTGTTCCTGCAGGGCGTCCTCGGCTTCAGCCCGACCATGTCCGGTCTGGCGTTCGTGCCGCTGGCGCTGCTCGTCGTCGCGGTCACGCCGCTGGTGCCGTACGTCGAGCGCCGGCTCGGCGCGGGGCGCACGGTCGCGCTGGGGCTCCTCCTCGTCGCCGGGGGCATGGCCGCCGTCGGGTTCCTGCGCCCCGGCGACGGCTGGGCCGACCTGCTGCCCGCCGTGTGCGTGATCGGGGTCGGCTCGGCACTGACCATGCCGCTCGGCTCGGCGGTGCTGGGGGCCGTTCCGGAGTCCAGGGCGGGAGTGGCGGGGGGAGTGTTCAGCGTGGCGCGCGAGATGTCCGGGCTGTTCGGCATCGCGGTCGTCGGAGTGATCGTCGGCAGCTCCGCGAGCTTCACCGCCGGCTACGCGGCCGGCCTGCTCACCGCCGCCGCCCTGGTCGTCGTGGGGGCCGCGGTGAGCCTGGTGACGCTCCGGTGA